A stretch of the Lolium perenne isolate Kyuss_39 chromosome 3, Kyuss_2.0, whole genome shotgun sequence genome encodes the following:
- the LOC127343623 gene encoding uncharacterized protein: protein MAPRSEHAAGSAAAAAAAAAQGHRSEFDSMDPLFHVLRAVPFSFLQPPRTRLKLPSNLALPSPMTVFALILLTYFAVVSGLVYDVIVEPPGIGSSQDPATGAVRPVVFLPGRVNGQYIIEGLSSGFMFLLGGVGIILLDLAVDRTRPRSLRISFGGSGVAAIVIAYAMAMLFLRIKIPGYLW from the coding sequence ATGGCTCCCAGATCAGAGCACGCCGCCGGCAGCGCcgccgcggcggcagcagcagcagcgcagGGACACAGATCCGAGTTCGACTCAATGGATCCCCTCTTCCACGTCCTGCGCGCGGTGCCCTTCTCCTTCCTCCAGCCGCCGCGCACCCGCCTCAAGCTGCCGTCCAACCTGGCGCTGCCCTCCCCCATGACCGTCTTCGCCCTCATCCTGCTCACCTACTTCGCGGTCGTCTCCGGCCTCGTCTACGACGTCATCGTCGAGCCCCCGGGCATCGGCAGCTCCCAGGACCCGGCCACCGGCGCCGTCCGCCCCGTCGTCTTCCTCCCCGGCCGCGTCAACGGCCAGTACATCATCGAGGGCCTCTCCTCCGGCTTCATGTTCCTCCTCGGAGGCGTCGGGATCATCCTCCTCGACCTGGCGGTCGACCGCACCAGGCCTCGGAGCCTgcgcatctccttcggcggctccGGCGTCGCCGCCATCGTCATCGCCTACGCCATGGCCATGCTCTTCCTGCGCATCAAGATTCCCGGCTACTTGTGGTGA